The following proteins are co-located in the Solanum pennellii chromosome 1, SPENNV200 genome:
- the LOC107008271 gene encoding chaperone protein dnaJ C76, chloroplastic isoform X1: MECSSLYNKKSVIGTSAFFPRTTENINYHTFPSTCTFPLNSTKPFATLSSSFTVKCYGQNYGDEEPLSASLAYDVLGVAPNCSTDELKSAFRNKVKKFHPDVRRDGNGSDKMIRRVIQAYEKLSNFTKSEIIERECLDPFDQPEGEAFDLFVDETVCIGKGCPFSCVKKAPHAFTFSSLTGTAQATSQGHGEDYQVHLAAGQCPRSCIHYVTPSQRIVLEELLGRYLYSVTQISSCFCKSGRSIMSTPYDTSAEADLLYSLIVKARFENNRYQKPKKQPKASTEHVDWF; encoded by the exons ATGGAATGTTCATCTCTGTACAACAAAAAATCTGTAATTGGAACTTCAGCTTTCTTTCCAAGAACCACTGAGAATATTAACTACCACACTTTTCCATCAACCTGTACTTTTCCATTAAATTCTACAAAACCCTTTGCtaccctttcttcttcttttacagTGAAGTGTTATGGACAGAATTATGGGGATGAAGAACCTCTTTCTGCTTCTCTGGCATATGATGTTCTTGGTGTTGCTCCGAATTGCTCTACAGATGAGCTGAAATCTGCTTTCAGGAATAAG GTTAAGAAGTTTCATCCTGATGTAAGGAGAGATGGGAATGGTTCGGATAAAATGATTCGCCGAGTCATTCAAGCCTATGAG AAGTTGTCCAACTTCACAAAGTCAGAGATAATTGAAAG GGAATGCTTAGATCCGTTTGATCAGCCAGAAGGTGAAGCATTTGATCTCTTTGTTGATGAGACTGTTTGTATTGGAAAAG GTTGCCCATTTTCATGCGTTAAGAAAGCACCTCATGCATTCACTTTTTCCTCGTTGACAGGAACTGCACAAGCAACTTCTCAAG GACATGGTGAAGATTACCAAGTCCATCTTGCAGCTGGACAATGCCCCAGGAGTTGCATACATTATGTTACACCTTCTCAAAGAATAGTTCTTGAAGAGCTACTTGGCAGGTATCTTTACTCCGTGACGCAAATTTCATCCTGCTTTTGTAAAAGTGGAAGAAG CATCATGAGCACACCTTATGATACATCAGCAGAAGCAGACTTGCTTTATTCACTAATTGTAAAAGCTCGTTTTGAGAACAATCGCTACCAGAAGCCCAAGAAGCAGCCTAAGGCCTCAACCGAACATGTAGACTGGTTCTAA
- the LOC107008271 gene encoding chaperone protein dnaJ C76, chloroplastic isoform X2, which translates to MECSSLYNKKSVIGTSAFFPRTTENINYHTFPSTCTFPLNSTKPFATLSSSFTVKCYGQNYGDEEPLSASLAYDVLGVAPNCSTDELKSAFRNKVKKFHPDVRRDGNGSDKMIRRVIQAYEKLSNFTKSEIIERECLDPFDQPEGEAFDLFVDETVCIGKGCPFSCVKKAPHAFTFSSLTGTAQATSQGHGEDYQVHLAAGQCPRSCIHYVTPSQRIVLEELLGSIMSTPYDTSAEADLLYSLIVKARFENNRYQKPKKQPKASTEHVDWF; encoded by the exons ATGGAATGTTCATCTCTGTACAACAAAAAATCTGTAATTGGAACTTCAGCTTTCTTTCCAAGAACCACTGAGAATATTAACTACCACACTTTTCCATCAACCTGTACTTTTCCATTAAATTCTACAAAACCCTTTGCtaccctttcttcttcttttacagTGAAGTGTTATGGACAGAATTATGGGGATGAAGAACCTCTTTCTGCTTCTCTGGCATATGATGTTCTTGGTGTTGCTCCGAATTGCTCTACAGATGAGCTGAAATCTGCTTTCAGGAATAAG GTTAAGAAGTTTCATCCTGATGTAAGGAGAGATGGGAATGGTTCGGATAAAATGATTCGCCGAGTCATTCAAGCCTATGAG AAGTTGTCCAACTTCACAAAGTCAGAGATAATTGAAAG GGAATGCTTAGATCCGTTTGATCAGCCAGAAGGTGAAGCATTTGATCTCTTTGTTGATGAGACTGTTTGTATTGGAAAAG GTTGCCCATTTTCATGCGTTAAGAAAGCACCTCATGCATTCACTTTTTCCTCGTTGACAGGAACTGCACAAGCAACTTCTCAAG GACATGGTGAAGATTACCAAGTCCATCTTGCAGCTGGACAATGCCCCAGGAGTTGCATACATTATGTTACACCTTCTCAAAGAATAGTTCTTGAAGAGCTACTTGGCAG CATCATGAGCACACCTTATGATACATCAGCAGAAGCAGACTTGCTTTATTCACTAATTGTAAAAGCTCGTTTTGAGAACAATCGCTACCAGAAGCCCAAGAAGCAGCCTAAGGCCTCAACCGAACATGTAGACTGGTTCTAA